A single genomic interval of Spinacia oleracea cultivar Varoflay chromosome 6, BTI_SOV_V1, whole genome shotgun sequence harbors:
- the LOC130462804 gene encoding histone deacetylase complex subunit SAP18-like — MDATLREMTDLVKEVSPAARRRDAKLSFAVVYPDKNGRMQVKKVYTPRNAPYASEEIDVVREQWAKFFTSKYLLLA, encoded by the exons ATGGATGCTACACTTAGAGAGATGACTGATCTC GTGAAAGAAGTATCTCCAGCTGCCAGAAGACGAGATgcaaaattgtcatttgcagTTGTATATCCTGATAAAAATGGGCGTATGCAAGTAAAGAAG gtatatactccgaggaatgcgccttatgctagtgaggaaattgatgtggttcgtgagcaatgggctaagttttttaccagcaagtatttgtTATTGGCATga